In the Microcebus murinus isolate Inina chromosome 14, M.murinus_Inina_mat1.0, whole genome shotgun sequence genome, one interval contains:
- the LOC142875685 gene encoding olfactory receptor 6C74-like, whose protein sequence is MIDKEMDITIKLRNETTVHEFILEGFPAVQHLGNVLFLVHLLAYLGSVMGNMLIITITWADHRLQTPMYILLSSFSFCECGLITTVIPKLLVIFLLGKQTIPFTDCLTQAFFTLFLGATIFFLMAAMSLDRYLAICKPLHYPTMMNLRVCFLLVFFCYVLSFILFAGLFVKVSQLSFCGPNVIPHFFCDLGSLIHLSCSDTRSTEMLAFGLTSFILFTSLMITIIAYGNIVVTIMHLPSAKERQKAFSTCSSHLIVLSLMYGSCVFIYVKPNQRDRLDSNREAALVNTVVTPLLNPVIYTLRNKQVHQALRDALFRMKLH, encoded by the coding sequence ATGATAGACAAAGAAATGGACATAACCATAAAGCTGAGGAATGAGACAACGGTCCATGAGTTCATCCTGGAGGGGTTCCCTGCTGTCCAGCACCTGGGGAACGTGCTGTTCCTGGTGCACCTGCTGGCGTACCTGGGCTCTGTCATGGGAAACATGCTCATAATCACCATCACCTGGGCTGACCATCGCCTCCAGACACCAATGTATATTTTGCTCAGCAGTTTCTCCTTCTGTGAGTGTGGTCTTATAACCACAGTTATTCCTAAACTGCTGGTCATCTTTCTGTTAGGTAAGCAAACAATTCCCTTTACTGACTGTCTCACACaagctttttttactttatttcttggGGCAACGATTTTCTTCCTCATGGCTGCCATGTCCTTGGATCGCTACCTGGCCATTTGCAAACCTCTGCACTACCCAACCATGATGAATCTCAGGGTTTGTTTCCTTCTGGTTTTCTTCTGCTATGTTTTGTCCTTCATCCTCTTCGCTGGTCTGTTTGTCAAGGTTTCCCAGCTGTCCTTCTGTGGCCCCAATGTCATCCCGCATTTCTTCTGTGATCTTGGCTCCTTAATTCATCTCTCCTGTTCTGACACCAGATCTACTGAGATGTTGGCCTTTGGCCTCACTTCGTTTATCCTATTTACATCCCTCATGATAACCATCATTGCGTATGGCAATATAGTAGTCACAATCATGCATCTCCCCTCAGCCAAGGAGCGGCAGAAAGCTttctccacctgctcctcccacctcattGTCCTCTCTCTGATGTATGGCAGCTGTGTCTTTATATACGTGAAACCGAACCAAAGGGACAGGCTGGACTCCAACAGAGAGGCTGCTCTTGTGAACACGGTGGTGACGCCGCTGCTGAACCCAGTCATCTACACTCTGCGGAACAAGCAGGTTCACCAGGCTCTGAGGGATGCTCTGTTCAGGATGAAATTGCACTAA
- the LOC142875397 gene encoding olfactory receptor 6C74-like, producing the protein MINVRNETTVHEFILEGFPAVQHLGNVLFLVHLLAYLGSIMGNMLIITITWADHRLQIPMYILLSSFSFCECGFITTVIPKLLVIFLLGKQTIPFTDCFNQAFFTLFLGATIFFLMAAMSLDRYLAICKPLHYPTMMNLRVCFLLVFFCYVLSFIVITGLVVTVSQLSFCGPNVIPHFFCDIGSLIHLSCSDTRSAEMLAFGLISFILFSSLVVTIIAYSNVIVTIMRLPSAKERQKAFSTCSSHLIVLSLMYGSCVFIYVKPNQRDRLDSNKEAALVNTVVTPLLNPVIYTLRNKQVHQALRDALSRMKFHK; encoded by the coding sequence ATGATAAACGTGAGGAATGAGACAACAGTCCATGAGTTCATCCTGGAGGGGTTCCCTGCTGTCCAGCACCTGGGGAACGTGCTGTTCCTGGTGCACCTGCTGGCATACTTGGGCTCCATCATGGGAAACATGCTCATAATCACCATCACCTGGGCTGACCATCGCCTCCAGATACCAATGTATATTTTACTCAGCAGTTTCTCCTTCTGTGAGTGTGGTTTTATAACCACGGTTATTCCTAAACTGCTGGTCATCTTTCTTTTAGGTAAGCAAACAATTCCCTTTACTGACTGTTTCAATCaagctttttttactttatttcttggggcaacaattttctttctcatggCTGCCATGTCCTTGGATCGCTACCTGGCCATTTGCAAACCTCTGCACTACCCAACCATGATGAATCTCAGGGTttgtttccttttggttttcttctGCTATGTTTTGTCCTTCATCGTCATCACTGGTCTGGTTGTCACGGTTTCCCAGCTGTCCTTCTGTGGCCCCAATGTCATCCCACATTTCTTCTGTGATATTGGCTCCTTAATTCATCTCTCCTGTTCTGACACCAGATCTGCTGAGATGTTGGCCTTTGGcctcatttccttcattttgttttcatcccTTGTTGTAACCATCATTGCATATAGCAACGTAATAGTCACAATCATGCGTCTTCCCTCAGCCAAGGAGCGGCAGAAAGCTttctccacctgctcctcccacctcattGTCCTCTCTCTGATGTATGGCAGCTGTGTCTTTATATACGTGAAACCGAACCAAAGGGACAGGCTGGACTCCAACAAAGAGGCTGCTCTTGTGAACACGGTGGTGACCCCGCTGCTGAACCCAGTCATCTACACTCTGCGGAACAAGCAGGTTCACCAAGCTCTGAGGGATGCTCTGTCCAGGATGAAATTCCACAAATAG